From Methanothrix sp., the proteins below share one genomic window:
- a CDS encoding oligosaccharide flippase family protein, with product MIGMLEWNTTVRWFRETARSMLPKGRFARGVTVLAGGAALGQAINVMVFPVLTRLYSPEDFGIFGVFSSILAIAIVVASLRYEYAIILPEDDRKAANVMTLCFFILIGTTLCSWSLLQMLRDQIVTWTNTPGLGQYLWLIPVGMLGAGAYQILNYWTVRKRDFVRIGRTRLTRGVGRALFQVGLGFSASGPLGLLVGQVAGECVGSASLASAALNRDRVVLGAVSLDGIREAIARYRRFPIFSGTADLIDTLGLNAPQILFAAFYGADVAGWFALGQRVIAAPLNIVVDSVSQVYFGEAARLPRDDHRSMRRLFLKLTGRLALMGAIPVALICALAPWFFAVVFGQSWETAGRYVQILGVMFAVRFAVVPLQHTLNILERQDLYFAWDSARLVMVVGAMLTANAMGFSHIGAVAAYSVAMSAAYVLFWLIGWNALTAKRGIQESKEI from the coding sequence ATGATAGGAATGCTGGAATGGAATACGACGGTGAGATGGTTCAGGGAAACTGCAAGATCGATGCTGCCCAAAGGGCGGTTCGCCCGTGGTGTGACTGTGCTTGCCGGAGGCGCAGCACTCGGACAGGCTATCAATGTTATGGTATTTCCTGTTCTCACCCGGCTTTACTCTCCAGAGGATTTTGGAATTTTTGGCGTTTTTTCATCGATACTTGCGATAGCAATTGTAGTTGCCTCTCTGCGATATGAGTATGCCATTATACTTCCAGAAGACGATAGGAAAGCTGCAAACGTCATGACTCTTTGTTTTTTTATATTGATCGGCACAACCCTATGCTCTTGGTCTCTCCTGCAAATGTTGAGAGATCAAATTGTCACATGGACAAATACCCCAGGACTCGGGCAATACTTGTGGCTGATTCCCGTGGGGATGCTAGGAGCTGGGGCATACCAGATCCTGAACTACTGGACCGTTCGGAAGAGAGACTTTGTGCGCATCGGTAGAACTCGACTAACTCGTGGAGTGGGGCGTGCACTCTTCCAGGTTGGCCTGGGTTTTTCAGCCTCTGGCCCGCTGGGTCTCTTAGTGGGCCAGGTGGCAGGTGAGTGCGTTGGAAGCGCATCTCTCGCCTCTGCTGCCCTGAACAGAGATCGCGTAGTTCTTGGAGCCGTCAGCTTGGATGGGATACGCGAGGCCATAGCAAGATACCGGCGATTTCCAATCTTCTCAGGCACAGCTGATCTCATAGATACCCTTGGTCTCAATGCGCCTCAGATTCTCTTTGCGGCATTTTATGGGGCCGATGTAGCTGGCTGGTTCGCTTTGGGGCAGCGTGTGATCGCAGCTCCCTTAAATATCGTGGTGGACTCGGTGTCTCAGGTTTACTTCGGAGAGGCTGCACGGCTCCCACGGGATGATCACAGATCTATGAGGCGGCTATTCCTCAAGCTGACCGGCCGGCTGGCGTTGATGGGAGCGATTCCTGTGGCCTTGATCTGCGCATTGGCGCCCTGGTTTTTTGCTGTCGTCTTCGGGCAGAGCTGGGAGACAGCAGGAAGGTATGTGCAGATACTGGGGGTGATGTTTGCAGTCCGTTTTGCTGTAGTTCCACTGCAGCACACACTTAATATACTCGAACGGCAGGATCTCTATTTTGCTTGGGATAGTGCGAGGCTAGTTATGGTAGTAGGTGCAATGCTCACAGCAAATGCTATGGGATTCTCGCATATCGGGGCGGTTGCAGCGTACAGCGTGGCGATGTCGGCCGCGTATGTTCTTTTCTGGCTTATCGGCTGGAATGCATTGACTGCGAAGAGGGGGATTCAAGAATCAAAAGAGATATAA